One window from the genome of Pedobacter schmidteae encodes:
- a CDS encoding DNA-directed RNA polymerase subunit omega — protein MNTNKPAVPNTTVTRNVNDLDQKTKNIYESLVIISKRANQISNNMKEELHGKLAEFASSNDNLEEIFENREQIEISKHYERLPKPSLIAIDEFLNDKIYFRNPTKEQQ, from the coding sequence ATGAACACGAATAAACCAGCTGTACCGAATACTACGGTAACCAGAAATGTTAATGATCTAGATCAGAAAACAAAAAATATTTATGAGTCTTTAGTAATTATTTCTAAAAGGGCTAATCAGATCTCTAACAATATGAAAGAAGAATTGCACGGCAAATTAGCTGAATTCGCTTCTTCAAATGATAACCTGGAAGAGATTTTCGAAAACAGAGAACAAATTGAAATCAGCAAGCACTATGAGCGTTTGCCTAAGCCTAGCTTAATTGCTATTGATGAGTTCCTGAATGATAAGATCTATTTCAGAAATCCTACTAAAGAGCAACAATAA
- a CDS encoding DUF4835 family protein — MKKRSVYILLIFFFCYTYTTAQELNTRVQVLAPTVPNINKRNLEVLQNTIREFLNNNKWSNETYMPQERIECNFVITLTAWDGNSAYKAEAQIQSGRPVYNTVYNSTLLNISDKDFDFNYNEGQSVDFSDQNFISNLSSLLSFYAYTIIGLDKDSFSKLGGTHFYNKAQNILNVAQVSGNKGWKAFDGLRNRYWLNENLQNKSFEELRQFIYDYHLNGLDHMQEDPAKGAKKIISLLSGLKQMDKQKLGSIFPNMYLATKADELVNLLSASDPQDKIKAYNLLSEIDPANINKYESLRTSR, encoded by the coding sequence ATGAAAAAACGCTCCGTTTACATTTTACTGATCTTTTTTTTCTGTTACACCTATACCACGGCACAAGAATTAAATACCAGGGTACAAGTTCTGGCGCCCACAGTGCCCAACATCAACAAAAGAAATCTGGAAGTTCTTCAGAATACCATCAGGGAATTTTTAAACAACAATAAATGGAGTAATGAGACTTATATGCCTCAGGAACGCATTGAATGCAATTTTGTAATCACCTTGACTGCCTGGGACGGAAATTCGGCATATAAGGCAGAAGCACAGATTCAATCGGGCAGGCCAGTTTATAATACCGTATACAACAGCACATTATTAAACATTAGCGATAAAGATTTTGATTTCAATTATAATGAAGGTCAGTCAGTAGATTTCTCTGATCAAAACTTCATCTCCAATTTAAGCTCTTTGCTGAGTTTTTATGCTTACACCATTATTGGGCTGGACAAGGATAGTTTTAGCAAACTGGGTGGCACACATTTTTACAATAAAGCTCAGAACATTTTAAACGTTGCCCAGGTTTCAGGAAACAAAGGGTGGAAAGCCTTTGATGGACTTAGAAACAGATACTGGCTAAATGAAAACCTCCAGAACAAAAGTTTTGAAGAATTGAGACAGTTTATTTATGACTATCATCTGAATGGACTGGACCATATGCAGGAAGATCCTGCCAAGGGAGCAAAAAAAATTATCTCCCTATTATCCGGATTAAAGCAAATGGACAAACAAAAACTGGGTTCGATATTTCCTAACATGTACCTTGCTACCAAAGCCGACGAGCTGGTAAATCTTCTTTCTGCCAGCGATCCGCAAGATAAAATAAAAGCCTACAACCTCTTGTCAGAAATTGATCCTGCCAATATCAACAAATACGAAAGCTTAAGAACCTCCCGCTAA
- a CDS encoding efflux RND transporter periplasmic adaptor subunit: MKKFNLIKWWYVLCPALFSACQNGSSPAEEKQMIPVTPVVVSHISMGPIAEHLELNAVSAYLQKSYVKANMNGYVQEVHVQLGKQVAANEILFSLITKEAKAIGNAVNQLDPAFRFSGKSNIRAGEVGFITGISHQKGDYVQDGEALAVVINKSSFVFLLDVPYEQRALIADHKNLELILPDGEKLQGTINGTLPVIDSASQAQRVIIRVNVAKALPEGLIARANLVKVAKTNACTLPKSAVLTNETEDDFWVMKLINDSTAVKVRVKRGIENKDNIEVLSPVFQSGDRIISMGNYGMPDTAKVKVVKHL, translated from the coding sequence ATGAAGAAATTTAATTTAATCAAATGGTGGTATGTACTCTGTCCGGCTTTATTTAGTGCCTGTCAGAATGGGAGTAGCCCTGCCGAAGAAAAGCAGATGATACCAGTAACACCTGTTGTTGTAAGTCATATCAGTATGGGCCCGATTGCCGAACACCTGGAATTAAATGCGGTATCTGCTTATTTGCAAAAAAGTTATGTAAAAGCAAATATGAATGGTTATGTACAGGAGGTACACGTTCAACTTGGAAAACAGGTGGCTGCAAATGAGATATTGTTCAGCCTGATTACCAAAGAAGCAAAGGCTATTGGTAATGCTGTTAACCAGCTGGACCCGGCGTTCAGATTTTCGGGGAAATCAAACATCAGGGCTGGTGAGGTTGGTTTTATTACAGGGATCAGCCATCAAAAAGGCGATTATGTTCAGGATGGGGAAGCACTAGCGGTTGTCATCAATAAAAGCAGCTTTGTTTTTTTGTTAGATGTGCCTTATGAACAGCGCGCACTTATTGCCGACCACAAAAATTTGGAACTTATCCTTCCGGATGGTGAAAAACTACAGGGAACTATTAATGGCACGTTGCCTGTAATTGATTCTGCATCACAGGCACAAAGGGTAATCATCAGGGTAAATGTTGCCAAAGCCCTCCCGGAAGGTTTGATTGCCCGGGCAAACCTTGTTAAGGTTGCAAAAACCAATGCCTGTACTTTGCCCAAATCAGCGGTGTTGACTAATGAAACTGAGGATGATTTTTGGGTAATGAAACTGATCAACGACTCTACAGCTGTAAAGGTTCGGGTTAAGCGTGGTATTGAAAATAAGGATAACATAGAGGTTTTAAGTCCTGTTTTTCAGTCCGGTGATCGAATTATCAGTATGGGAAATTATGGAATGCCTGATACAGCAAAGGTCAAAGTAGTTAAGCATTTATAA
- a CDS encoding outer membrane protein assembly factor BamD, with product MFKIKHVLVLSFTIIALTIAGCKSQFEKIRLSNDVAKKYQEAMRLYNKKNYAKALILFEDLSQKYRGRAEAEELNYHYALTLYKLKDFTTARYQFKSFADTYPTSKYAEECRYMSAFCYYLDSPAPSLDQENTYKAIDALQLFINFYPKSERAADASKYIGLLRAKLEDKAFKNAKLYYDLGGFDVSNYKAAVIALKNAQIDFPDIKYAEEMDFLIIKSQYAYAKNSLEHRQEDRFNEAITYADEFIEGHPQSKLLDDAKALKKSSEQGIANAKHFLAELAKNQEKYKALLAKDAKTDTTTTTKTPIK from the coding sequence ATGTTTAAAATTAAACACGTACTAGTATTAAGTTTCACCATTATAGCCCTTACGATTGCGGGCTGCAAAAGCCAGTTCGAAAAGATCAGACTGAGCAATGATGTAGCCAAAAAATATCAGGAGGCTATGCGGCTATACAATAAGAAAAATTATGCCAAGGCATTAATTCTGTTTGAGGACCTTTCTCAAAAATACAGAGGTAGGGCTGAAGCTGAAGAGCTCAACTACCATTATGCGCTTACACTTTATAAATTAAAGGATTTTACTACAGCAAGGTATCAGTTTAAATCATTTGCCGACACCTATCCTACCAGTAAATACGCAGAAGAATGCAGGTATATGAGTGCTTTTTGTTATTACCTTGATTCGCCAGCACCAAGCCTGGATCAGGAGAACACATATAAAGCAATAGATGCGTTACAGTTATTTATCAACTTTTATCCTAAAAGCGAGCGTGCAGCAGATGCCAGTAAATATATTGGCTTATTGCGGGCCAAGCTGGAGGATAAAGCTTTTAAAAACGCTAAGTTATATTACGACCTTGGCGGTTTCGACGTTAGTAATTACAAAGCAGCAGTTATTGCATTAAAAAATGCGCAGATTGATTTCCCGGATATTAAGTATGCGGAAGAAATGGACTTTCTGATTATTAAATCGCAATATGCCTATGCCAAAAACAGTTTGGAGCACCGTCAGGAAGATCGTTTTAATGAAGCAATTACCTATGCCGACGAATTTATCGAGGGCCATCCACAAAGTAAATTGTTAGATGACGCCAAGGCTTTGAAAAAATCAAGCGAACAAGGCATTGCAAACGCAAAACACTTTTTGGCAGAATTAGCTAAAAATCAGGAAAAATATAAAGCATTACTGGCAAAGGATGCTAAAACAGACACTACGACTACTACAAAAACCCCCATCAAATAA
- a CDS encoding phosphatase PAP2 family protein: MKPFPTGRIFRKLSVFLLSFYIPCLCVAQTKDIKDSVMLQTAKAYPYRQVVSADYKPGIAPFIIPATFIGYGLVSLGGDNLIRRLDYTTKNELQEDHPLFAAHADDYMQFAPAVAVYGLNLAGIKGQHSLLDATGVYVLSSAIMGGTVAILKKATHRLRPNESGFTSFPSGHTANAFAAAEFLKQEYKDVSPWYGVAGYAVATATGTLRMYNNKHWFSDVVAGAGFGIASTKVAYFLYPKLKRMVLGKNAANYNIIPSYQQHSFGLSFNGTF; the protein is encoded by the coding sequence ATGAAGCCTTTTCCTACTGGCAGAATATTCAGAAAGCTATCTGTTTTTCTTCTTTCTTTTTATATCCCTTGTCTTTGCGTCGCACAAACAAAGGATATAAAGGATTCAGTAATGTTGCAGACCGCAAAAGCTTATCCATATCGTCAGGTAGTGTCTGCCGATTATAAGCCTGGTATTGCCCCTTTCATTATACCGGCCACTTTTATTGGTTATGGTTTAGTATCTCTGGGAGGAGACAACCTGATCAGACGTCTGGATTATACCACCAAAAATGAATTACAGGAGGATCATCCTTTGTTTGCGGCTCATGCTGACGATTACATGCAGTTTGCACCTGCCGTAGCGGTATACGGATTAAACCTGGCGGGAATAAAGGGGCAGCATTCTTTACTGGATGCAACAGGTGTGTATGTATTGTCTTCCGCAATTATGGGTGGCACGGTGGCGATCTTGAAGAAAGCGACCCATAGATTGAGGCCGAACGAGTCGGGCTTCACTTCTTTCCCTTCGGGCCATACAGCTAATGCATTTGCTGCTGCTGAGTTTCTGAAGCAGGAATATAAAGATGTATCACCGTGGTATGGTGTTGCAGGATATGCAGTGGCGACAGCTACAGGAACATTGAGGATGTACAACAACAAACACTGGTTTAGCGATGTGGTAGCGGGTGCAGGTTTTGGTATTGCGTCTACCAAAGTAGCTTATTTTCTTTACCCAAAATTGAAAAGAATGGTGTTGGGTAAAAACGCTGCGAATTATAACATTATACCTTCCTATCAACAACATAGTTTTGGACTCTCTTTTAATGGAACGTTTTAG
- the coaBC gene encoding bifunctional phosphopantothenoylcysteine decarboxylase/phosphopantothenate--cysteine ligase CoaBC produces the protein MLKNKNIILGVCGSIAAYKSAILTRLLVKAGANVKVILTADAANFITPLTLATLSKNPVYTQYFEAETGVWSNHVELGLWADLMIIAPASANTLAKMAGGLCDNLLTAVYLSAKCPVYVAPAMDLDMWKHESTRNNINKIQTYGNLVIQPGSGELASGLYGEGRMAEPEEIVSFLTEKINLSLPLLGKKVLVTAGPTYEAIDPVRFIGNHSSGKMGFAIADRFASLGANVTLVTGPTAEQSKYELTRIDVLSAADMLQACKNVFPDTDITVMSAAVADYTPVHKADQKIKKNSDEFSLELKKTTDILATLGQLKKTTQILVGFALETQNEEEYAKTKLSKKNLDLIVLNSLNDKGAGFKMDTNKITIFNKNTEKTVFQTKSKTEVAVDICNEILKLIKV, from the coding sequence ATGCTTAAAAATAAGAACATAATTCTTGGCGTTTGCGGCAGCATTGCAGCCTATAAATCGGCTATCCTGACCAGACTGCTGGTCAAAGCTGGCGCAAACGTTAAAGTCATCCTTACAGCCGACGCGGCAAATTTCATTACACCGCTTACCCTGGCCACTCTCAGTAAAAATCCTGTTTATACCCAATATTTCGAGGCCGAAACTGGTGTATGGAGCAACCATGTCGAATTAGGTCTCTGGGCCGATTTGATGATTATTGCGCCTGCAAGTGCCAATACATTAGCAAAAATGGCGGGAGGATTGTGCGACAACCTGCTTACCGCCGTTTATTTATCAGCCAAATGCCCGGTATATGTTGCCCCGGCGATGGACCTTGATATGTGGAAACATGAAAGTACCAGGAACAACATCAACAAAATACAAACCTATGGTAACCTGGTAATTCAGCCAGGAAGTGGCGAACTGGCCAGTGGATTGTATGGCGAAGGAAGAATGGCAGAACCCGAGGAGATTGTAAGTTTCCTTACTGAAAAAATCAACCTATCCCTTCCCCTGCTTGGGAAAAAGGTATTGGTTACTGCAGGCCCTACATATGAGGCCATAGACCCTGTACGTTTTATAGGCAATCATTCATCAGGAAAAATGGGCTTTGCCATTGCCGATCGGTTTGCCAGCTTAGGCGCCAATGTTACCCTGGTTACCGGGCCTACAGCAGAGCAAAGTAAATATGAGCTGACACGTATTGACGTATTAAGTGCAGCCGACATGTTGCAAGCCTGTAAAAATGTATTTCCCGATACGGACATCACTGTAATGAGTGCTGCCGTTGCGGATTACACGCCTGTACACAAGGCCGATCAAAAAATAAAAAAGAACAGTGATGAATTTAGCTTGGAGTTAAAAAAGACTACAGATATACTGGCTACACTGGGGCAGCTAAAAAAAACCACACAAATATTGGTTGGTTTTGCTTTGGAAACTCAAAACGAAGAAGAATACGCAAAAACAAAACTGTCAAAAAAAAATCTGGACCTTATTGTACTGAATTCACTAAATGATAAAGGTGCTGGCTTTAAGATGGATACCAATAAAATAACTATATTTAATAAAAATACAGAAAAGACCGTTTTTCAAACGAAATCAAAAACTGAAGTAGCCGTTGATATCTGTAATGAAATATTAAAATTGATTAAAGTATGA
- a CDS encoding efflux RND transporter permease subunit: MKNFFISHRNPLLVVLILVLVGGVYSYHQLKTALFPEITFPKIKIIAEAELQPVDKMVVTVTRPLENAIKQVPDLKLIRSVTSRGSCELSAYLTGGANIDLSQQRIESQIAKIRTTLPPGISLSVEKMNPSILPVSGYSLESRVKSAIALKQLATYTIKPFLSQVDGVSEIRIIGGKAKEYWLELDIQKMTSLSISPEVLNSILAQTNFIRSNGYLSDHNYLYLSITDATVKTKNDLENLTIGKNGNRIIRVKDIAKVKIAEGVAYTRINANGKDGILIAVIKQPNANLIDLSLQMEAKVNELQKILPQGVYIKPYYIQADFVNESIKSVRDSLLVGLALALIVAIVFLRSLKASATILITIPVTLCLSVMVLYFVGYSLNIMTLGAIAAAIGLIIDDAIVVVEQIHRTHEEHPDEPTVSLVKKAIDYLFPAMMGSSISTIVIFIPFVLMTGVAGSYFQVMTNTMIITLVCSFFVTWIGLPVIYLLLTGDVGTNAIGQNVPAHQVKNQQWIRYFIQRPYISMLAMLLLAAVIFFVSSRLETGFLPEMDEGSIVLDYSSPPGTSLVETDRMLRVVEKELVKVPEVQAYSRRTGTQMGFFITEPNTGDYVIQLKPDRHKTTDEVIATIRAGIEGSQAALKVDFGQVIGDMLGDLMSSTQPIEVKIFGNNQEVLEKLSKKVAGIVGKVSGTADVFNGIVLSGPTVSIQPDFSALAQYGISPASFQSQIQLALEGNVIGDLYDQQQLSPIRIIYPGSREFAIANINTLKIFLPSGVAIPIGNLAKVQLKTGSAEVQRENLQSIGVVTARLDNRDLGSVMKDVQQEVATKVALPSGYHISYGGAFAEQQQSFRELLMILITSSLLVFSVILFLFKDFRIAFLILLIAVLGISGSYLALFFTHTPLNVGSYTGLIMIVGIIGENAVFTFLQFKESLHEKNIDDAITYAISTRLRPKLMTALGAIMALFPLALGIGAGAQLHQPLAIAVIGGFLIALPLLLIVLPSMIRRWYK; the protein is encoded by the coding sequence ATGAAGAATTTTTTTATATCTCACCGAAATCCTTTGCTGGTGGTACTCATCTTGGTACTGGTGGGTGGGGTGTATTCTTATCATCAGCTAAAAACAGCATTATTCCCGGAAATTACCTTCCCTAAAATAAAAATCATCGCAGAAGCTGAACTTCAGCCTGTAGATAAAATGGTAGTTACCGTTACACGTCCACTGGAAAATGCCATTAAACAGGTGCCCGATTTAAAGCTCATCCGAAGTGTGACCAGTAGGGGCAGCTGTGAATTATCAGCTTATTTGACCGGCGGTGCAAATATTGATCTTAGTCAACAACGGATTGAATCTCAGATAGCGAAGATCAGAACCACCTTACCACCCGGTATCAGTTTGTCGGTGGAAAAGATGAATCCTTCTATTTTGCCTGTAAGTGGATATAGCCTGGAAAGTCGTGTCAAATCGGCCATAGCGCTCAAACAGTTGGCTACTTATACCATTAAGCCCTTTTTATCACAAGTAGATGGGGTTTCCGAGATCCGTATAATTGGTGGCAAAGCCAAAGAGTACTGGTTGGAACTAGATATTCAGAAGATGACGAGTTTGTCTATTTCTCCAGAAGTGTTAAATAGCATCCTCGCTCAAACCAATTTCATCAGGTCAAATGGCTATTTATCAGATCATAACTATCTCTATCTTTCCATAACCGATGCAACGGTTAAAACAAAGAATGATCTTGAAAACCTGACTATTGGTAAAAATGGAAATAGGATAATACGGGTGAAAGATATTGCAAAGGTTAAAATAGCAGAAGGGGTGGCTTATACTCGCATCAATGCCAATGGAAAGGATGGAATTTTGATTGCAGTTATTAAACAACCTAATGCCAATCTGATCGATTTATCATTGCAGATGGAGGCTAAAGTTAATGAACTTCAAAAAATCCTTCCACAGGGAGTATACATAAAGCCCTATTATATACAGGCCGATTTTGTGAATGAATCGATTAAAAGTGTAAGGGATAGTTTGTTGGTGGGCCTGGCACTGGCCCTTATCGTAGCCATTGTTTTTTTGCGGTCGCTAAAGGCGAGTGCAACAATTCTAATAACTATACCGGTTACGCTTTGTCTTAGTGTTATGGTGTTGTATTTTGTTGGTTATTCTCTGAACATCATGACGCTGGGTGCTATTGCTGCAGCTATAGGGCTGATTATCGATGATGCCATTGTCGTTGTTGAGCAGATTCACAGAACACACGAAGAACATCCCGATGAACCGACTGTTAGTTTGGTGAAAAAAGCAATTGATTATCTTTTTCCCGCAATGATGGGCTCATCTATCAGTACCATCGTCATTTTTATCCCCTTTGTATTGATGACTGGCGTAGCCGGATCTTATTTCCAGGTTATGACAAATACCATGATCATCACGTTGGTTTGCTCCTTTTTCGTAACCTGGATTGGTTTGCCGGTAATTTACTTACTACTGACCGGTGATGTTGGTACAAATGCCATTGGACAAAACGTGCCTGCGCATCAGGTTAAAAACCAGCAATGGATCAGGTATTTTATCCAGCGGCCATATATCAGTATGCTGGCCATGCTTTTATTGGCTGCCGTTATTTTTTTTGTTTCGTCACGTTTAGAAACGGGTTTTTTGCCCGAAATGGACGAAGGGAGTATTGTATTGGACTATAGCTCTCCACCTGGAACATCGCTAGTGGAAACCGACCGCATGTTAAGGGTAGTAGAAAAAGAATTGGTCAAAGTACCCGAAGTACAAGCCTATTCCAGAAGGACGGGCACCCAGATGGGATTTTTTATTACAGAGCCAAATACTGGTGATTACGTGATTCAGCTAAAGCCAGACAGGCATAAAACCACCGACGAGGTGATAGCGACTATAAGGGCTGGCATTGAAGGAAGTCAAGCTGCGTTAAAGGTTGATTTTGGACAGGTTATTGGAGACATGTTAGGCGACCTGATGAGTTCCACACAGCCCATTGAGGTCAAAATATTTGGTAATAACCAGGAAGTTTTGGAGAAGCTGTCTAAAAAGGTTGCAGGTATTGTAGGTAAAGTAAGTGGTACAGCCGATGTATTTAATGGCATAGTTTTATCGGGCCCAACTGTAAGTATACAGCCCGATTTTTCGGCCCTGGCCCAATATGGAATTAGTCCGGCCAGCTTTCAGTCGCAAATACAGCTGGCTTTAGAGGGTAATGTAATCGGAGATCTGTACGATCAGCAGCAATTGTCACCCATCCGTATCATCTATCCAGGTAGCAGGGAGTTTGCCATAGCAAATATCAATACACTTAAAATATTCCTTCCTTCCGGAGTGGCAATTCCAATTGGAAATTTAGCCAAAGTACAGCTAAAAACAGGAAGTGCCGAAGTACAAAGAGAAAACCTGCAGTCGATAGGTGTGGTTACAGCTCGTTTAGACAACCGCGACCTGGGAAGTGTAATGAAAGATGTGCAGCAAGAGGTTGCGACCAAAGTAGCTTTGCCTTCAGGTTATCACATCAGCTATGGCGGTGCATTCGCCGAACAGCAACAATCGTTCAGGGAATTGTTGATGATTCTGATCACTTCAAGTTTACTGGTATTCAGTGTTATCCTATTCTTGTTTAAAGATTTCAGAATAGCATTCCTTATTTTGCTCATAGCTGTTTTAGGGATTTCGGGAAGTTATCTGGCATTATTTTTTACCCATACCCCATTAAATGTAGGGAGTTATACTGGCTTGATTATGATAGTTGGAATTATTGGTGAAAACGCAGTATTTACTTTTTTACAGTTCAAAGAATCTTTGCACGAAAAGAACATAGATGATGCCATAACCTATGCCATATCAACGCGTTTAAGGCCTAAACTGATGACTGCACTAGGTGCAATTATGGCACTCTTTCCTTTGGCGTTGGGTATAGGGGCCGGTGCACAGTTACATCAGCCTTTGGCTATAGCTGTTATAGGTGGATTCCTTATTGCCCTTCCGTTGCTGCTTATTGTATTGCCAAGTATGATCCGAAGGTGGTATAAATAA
- a CDS encoding TolC family protein codes for MDSLLMERFSKRRLLITLYSCFFTLASYGQFAVKAPVDLNFFIRQALVSSPLGKDYKNQLLMNKMDSLRLKAGYLPQVTATSTGLYAPVVNGYGYDVALTNAHTLDALLNLSYNLIGKGAKDNRMQQLELQRDSIRYAAKLSVLDLKKAITDQYIAAYSSQQQLDFNRSICDLLGKEDALLKVLTRSNTYRQTEYLAFLVNLKQQQLQYKQAELQFKNDYAVLNYLSGICDTNVVTLAEPLLATNTATVSDKIFVKRFEIDSLKTLNERDAVNFSYKPKTSLYVNGGYNSSFILQPYKNFGTSVGFTVSVPIYDGHQKKMQYDKLNLQLQTGSAYHSYFATQQKQQIDLLQQQIAATEGLYLQIKEQVKITGDLIAIDRKLLHTGDIRIADFIIAINNFMVAQNLFRQTDINRLKLINQLNYWNR; via the coding sequence TTGGACTCTCTTTTAATGGAACGTTTTAGCAAAAGAAGGCTGTTAATTACTTTATACTCATGCTTTTTTACTTTAGCAAGCTATGGGCAGTTTGCAGTGAAAGCGCCTGTGGATCTCAACTTTTTTATTCGCCAGGCCCTGGTATCCAGCCCACTCGGAAAAGATTATAAAAATCAACTCCTGATGAATAAGATGGACAGTTTGAGACTTAAGGCCGGATATCTGCCACAGGTCACAGCTACCTCAACGGGATTGTATGCCCCGGTTGTAAACGGTTACGGTTATGATGTAGCTTTAACTAATGCGCATACCCTGGATGCATTGTTAAACCTCAGCTATAACCTGATTGGTAAAGGAGCTAAGGACAACAGAATGCAGCAACTGGAGTTGCAAAGAGATTCTATACGGTATGCCGCAAAACTTTCCGTACTCGATTTGAAGAAAGCCATAACCGATCAATACATTGCCGCCTATTCAAGTCAGCAACAACTCGATTTTAACCGCAGTATTTGCGATTTGCTTGGTAAAGAAGACGCCCTGCTGAAAGTGCTTACCCGTTCAAATACCTATCGGCAAACAGAATACCTGGCTTTTTTAGTTAACCTGAAACAACAGCAACTGCAGTATAAACAGGCCGAACTTCAGTTTAAAAATGATTATGCCGTTCTAAATTATTTATCTGGTATTTGTGATACGAATGTAGTAACACTTGCCGAGCCTTTGCTTGCAACCAACACAGCAACTGTATCAGACAAGATATTTGTAAAACGTTTCGAAATAGATAGTCTGAAAACATTGAACGAACGTGACGCCGTAAATTTTAGCTATAAACCCAAAACCAGTCTGTATGTAAACGGAGGTTATAATTCTTCATTTATCCTGCAACCTTATAAAAACTTCGGAACAAGTGTTGGTTTTACCGTTTCGGTACCTATTTATGACGGACATCAGAAAAAGATGCAGTATGATAAGCTTAACCTGCAATTGCAAACGGGCTCTGCATACCATAGTTATTTTGCAACACAGCAAAAACAGCAGATCGATTTGCTGCAGCAACAGATTGCGGCTACAGAGGGTTTGTACCTGCAAATTAAAGAACAGGTTAAAATTACAGGCGATCTGATTGCGATTGATCGCAAATTGCTGCATACCGGAGATATCAGGATTGCTGATTTTATCATCGCAATTAACAATTTTATGGTAGCCCAGAATTTATTCAGACAAACAGATATTAATCGTTTAAAACTTATCAATCAACTCAATTACTGGAACCGATAA
- a CDS encoding pectinesterase family protein — protein sequence MAICLMMLLQFFFANAQQKYPATLKVAQDGSGDYKTIQEAVNSVRDLGKQEVKIFIKSGVYHEKLIIPSWKTNVSLIGEDAANTVITNDDYSGKHYAGGREDAFGLTKFSTYTSYTVLVQGNNFTAQQLTIQNISGKVGQAVALHIEGDKATIKDCRILGNQDTLYAAGAGSRQYYVNCYIEGTTDFIFGEATAIFQDCTVKSLSNSYITAAATTENQKFGFVFFYCKLIADKGVDRVFLGRPWRPYAKTVFIRTEMGAHIVPEGWHPWAGDAMFPDKEKTAYYAEYQSSGVGANARQRVTWSKQLSNREIKNYTIKRIFSTAAPWEPEL from the coding sequence ATGGCGATCTGCCTTATGATGTTGTTGCAGTTTTTTTTTGCAAATGCACAGCAAAAGTATCCTGCCACCCTTAAAGTTGCGCAGGATGGAAGTGGTGATTATAAAACTATACAGGAAGCAGTAAATTCGGTTCGTGATCTTGGAAAACAGGAGGTGAAGATTTTTATAAAGAGCGGTGTTTATCACGAAAAGTTGATCATCCCCTCCTGGAAAACAAATGTTTCACTGATTGGAGAGGATGCTGCAAACACGGTTATTACCAATGATGATTATTCTGGAAAGCACTATGCTGGGGGGAGAGAAGATGCTTTTGGACTGACTAAATTCAGCACTTATACTTCTTATACAGTGCTGGTACAGGGCAACAATTTTACGGCACAGCAACTGACTATTCAGAATATTTCAGGGAAAGTTGGTCAGGCTGTAGCTTTGCATATAGAGGGCGATAAAGCGACTATTAAAGATTGTCGTATACTTGGTAATCAGGATACCCTTTATGCTGCTGGTGCCGGTAGTCGCCAGTATTACGTGAACTGTTATATTGAGGGGACCACAGATTTTATTTTTGGGGAAGCCACAGCTATTTTTCAAGATTGTACCGTCAAAAGTCTAAGCAACTCGTACATCACTGCAGCTGCGACGACGGAAAACCAAAAGTTTGGTTTTGTGTTTTTCTATTGTAAGCTGATAGCGGACAAAGGAGTAGATAGAGTTTTTCTTGGCCGCCCATGGAGACCTTATGCAAAAACTGTTTTTATCAGAACGGAAATGGGGGCTCATATTGTACCAGAGGGTTGGCATCCCTGGGCGGGAGATGCCATGTTTCCTGATAAAGAAAAAACAGCTTATTACGCCGAGTACCAGAGTTCTGGCGTCGGGGCAAATGCCAGACAAAGAGTTACTTGGTCAAAACAGTTAAGCAATAGAGAAATAAAAAACTATACCATAAAGCGTATTTTCAGTACAGCGGCGCCATGGGAACCTGAGTTATGA